One Littorina saxatilis isolate snail1 linkage group LG1, US_GU_Lsax_2.0, whole genome shotgun sequence genomic window carries:
- the LOC138975562 gene encoding RIIa domain-containing protein 1-like, with amino-acid sequence MAEQPKHKAPEGMESYDLGGDNDLGALSKKQQEELNKFKIKTRMENEKYLREHPEVECILAGFLGETLQKRPEDIREFAADYFTKPELPGVVQKQLEERQVLIKQNKILQKI; translated from the exons atggcggaacAACCAAAGCATAAAGCTCCAGAAGGAATGGAATCCTATGATTTAGGAGGAGATAACGATCTTGGAGCTTTGAGCAAAAAGCAGCAGGAAGAACTCAACAAATTCAAG ATCAAAACTCGAATGGAAAATGAGAAATATCTGAGGGAACACCCAGAAGTGGAGTGCATCTTGGCAGGATTCCTTGG GGAGACTCTTCAGAAAAGACCAGAGGATATCAGGGAATTTGCTGCAG ACTATTTCACCAAACCTGAGTTGCCGGGAGTTGttcaaaaacaactagaagagaGACAAGTTCTGATCAAGCAAAACAAGATTCTTCAGAAGATCTAA